In Desulfobacter hydrogenophilus, the genomic stretch CCAATATAGTCGGCGGACAGGATATTGCCTAGGTTAGTGGACAACTCCTTTGAAAAATCGTTGTTGATCCGTATGATCACCGGAATTTCAAGGCCGATGAGAATGCCGATCACGGATACAAAAAAATAGAGTACTATGCTGTAGTGGCTGGTATATCCGTAGGACAGATAGGTCAGGGTGGGTGAATACCCCCCGGCAAGGGCCAGGGCAATTTCAATGCCGATAAAGGCATGCACCAGGCGTTCCTTGGAAATTCCGGCCTGAATCAGGCTGCCGAATCCCATCCAGAACATCATCAAGCCGATGACCATGGCCCACTGTTCAAAGGCATTTCCCAAAATCATGGAGGCAAGGCTTGCCTGGATGTACTCAAGGATGATACCGCAGGCCCCGGATGCGAACATGCACAGGCACAGCAGGGTTGAGGCTGTGTTGAGCCGGGAGCGACCGGATTCCCGGGCGCTCCCCGATGAATCAGATGGCATGGGCAATGATCAGGGCCACGGCAATGATGGTCGCCTGGACCAACACCATGGCAGCAACATTTTTGTCCTCTTTGATCTCAGTTGCAATGTTTGTGGTTGGCAGTAGAAACCGATCCACAAGAGCATTGAATCCAATGAGCAGAATCATACCGAATAGCGTATAAACAAAAAAGCCGACAATATCATTTACCCAACCGGTAAACGGACCGGAAAGACTGGCTTTCAGAATAATACCCAGGGCGATGAGAATACCGGCCAGAGCAATGCCTGCGGCCGGATTATTCTGCTTGATTTCATCCCGGAGATTAAAGGGGGTGATCATTTCATACACCAGGCCAAACCCCAGGAGCACAAACTGGCCCAGAACAAAAAAGAGCAGTGCAGATCCCAGGGACTGGACAAAACTGCCCCCGCTGCCGGACATGCTGCCGTTGAGAATAAAGCCGGTGGCAATGTACATGCCGGCCTCCACCGTGCCAAGGGCAGTATTGCCCGTAACGGTTCGCCCGTCTCCAAGGATAAATACTTTGACACACTCCCGGTCGTTGTTCATATTGCCCATCATGACAAAATCGTTGATGAACCGGGAAAAGAAAAGACACCCTGTAATGAGGACACCGTCAACCAAAAGATATAGCATATCGGTCCGGAACCCTGCAGATTCCCCGGACAACGCTCCGATCATACCGATGGCAATGCCAAGGTAAAGCCCTGCCCGCCTTAACCCCACGGCCAGATTGCCGTCGTCAATATGGCGGTCGTCATCAAAATTCTTGGTCCGCCAGTCATCCAGCTTTTTGGCCAGAAAAATGAATAAAATGCTCACCAGGGCATAGCATAAACCCTGCCCCATACTGTTTAAGGTTGCTGTATAATCCATAAATTATTCTCCTTATTTACCTTTTGATTTGGGGCCGCCGCCCCGAAGCCCCGAAGCGCCACCCCTTACCGAGGCAGAAGCGGTTTTAAGTCCGCCGGTTTTTGAAAAGGTGCTGTTCTGATACCGTGGCGACTGTTTCATGCGGGTCCCCTGGGAGCCGAAGGTATTTCCTGTTTTAGTCTGACCGTAATAGGGTTTTTTATATCTGTAGTCCGTGTTCCACCGGTTCCATGATCCATAGGAGTAATAATGGGGCGGAAAAAAGAACAAGCTGGAAAAAAAGGCATACCGGCCGTACCAGGACCAGAAACTGTTACCACTTTCATCCTTTTTCCATTCCCCGTATTTAGAATTGCCGACATAAGCCATGCCGGGCGGGGCTGCCTGGGAATCAGGTTCAAACTCACCATAGGGCTTGGACAGAATCGCCATGCCTAAGTTTTCCAGGTTTTGTTCATAAAAAGAGGCCTTCACCGCTTCCCAGCCGGTTTCTGAAGTTTCTCCGTTCTCTTCCTTAAGGTATTTATGAAAATAATTTAATTGGCTGCTTTCAAGATAGAAGGTGGCAGCATTGTGCCGGGAATCAGGCCAGCCTTTGACCAGATCAAGATTCAGCGATTTAAAGGCGGACTCCAGGCCCGGGGTAACCCGCATATTCATCCCGCTGAAACCCGGTGTCAGATCTGCAATGGATTCGGCTTCGGACTGGGTTAACGCCTGGAAAACCGCAGGGGATACCGGGATGGTATAAACGAAAATTCCAGGGTTGTAAAAATCTGACCTTTCATCCCAGGATTCACGATGAATGTTGACATAATAGTCCACCTTCATGTCTTCAAGGATTTTGGTATAACTCTGGTATAACTGGTCCAGATCCTTTTCAAATTTTGGTCCGTCCTTGGAAAGCGTCTTCTTTGCCTGTTCAATGGCATCGGCTGCCGTGACAAAGGCAGCATAGTCGGCACGCCCTGCGGTATGAGCCTTATACTGGGATTCTACAATATCTGTATTGGCTTTTGTCTCATCCGCCATTTTGGAAAACGGGGCAAACCGGGCCGTAATTTTTGCTTCTGAATCGGGAAATGTTTCCTTTGCCTTGGCCACGGGCCCCTGTTCCAGACGTTGCACCTTTGACAGGATGGTCTCTGCCGAGGCCAGGGCGGATTTTTCCATGGCCAGGGTCCCTGTCATGGCAGCCTTGATCCTGCTGACACGTTTAAAGGGCGCCATTGCCTGATTTTTAGCTTCCCGGATCACCGAATTGACTTGCTTGATCTGGGCCTGGGCCCGGGCTTCGCCTTCGGGTTTGTCCTGTTTGATGGTGACTTTTAACCCCTTATCATACACCTTCTGGGCCCGGGTCAGGGTGGCGCCGGCATTGGCAAATGCCGTGTTCCATTTTTCCCTGGACGCATACTCAGCCATGGCAGAAAAATCCGGGGACGCCGACAGACGGTCATATTTTTTTTTCTGGGCTTCGATGAAATCCTGGGTGACGTTCAGGTTCTGTTTTACTGTTTTGGCCTGGGTTTTGGTTGCATCCGAAAGTCCCTGGCCGCAGCCGGTGAGAAAAACCAGAGCCAACAAAACAAGCACCACACTTGTGAATATTTGTTCTGTTTTAATACAAGGGTTACGCCCTCTCATCGTTTGCCTCCCCCCTGAAAATAAAAATCAATTCTAACGGGTTCACGGGTTTGGAAATATAAATCCGGTATTCATCTTTATCGGGGTCCTGCCACTCCTCAATGGTAAGAAACAGGGATGCGCGATCATTGACAAATTCATACATATAAACCTGTTCTTCCTTGCCGTTGCGCCGATACACAGCAGCCCAGTCGTCGTCATAATCAAAGGAATCCCCGGCATAAACAATACTGTCCTCATCCTCGACAATCTGATCCAAATCATCTCCATCAATGGGCTGGCCTTCATCATCCGTCAACTGTTTGAATTTGGTCTGGTCCAGGGTGATGCTCATCTCTAATTCATCATCAATTTCCCATTCAAAATGGCCCACCGCACCGGTTTCCAGGCACAGACAGGTCAGTTCGGTGACAAAGTAATCTTTCAGCTTTGAATAATCCTCACTGGCCTCCTGGTATTTGTTGATCTCCTGGATGAAATAGGTACTGCCAAAACAGGTAAAACAGTCACCCACCCCTGCATCCATGATGGTCAGGCGGGCCTGTTCCTCCTGGGACAATACCTTGTCCGGGGCCAGGGTTCGGATCAGGGAAAATCGCTGATCAAAAGACTTTTGTTCGGAAACGGATATCATAATTAATCCTCCTGACGCCTTGATGTCAATGCATCTGTCCTTGCTCTGAAACGGTCATTCATAACACCCAACGCATTGGAACTTTGGGAAGCAATGCTGATGGTCTCTTTTGAAATGGCAGTGTAGGCCTCAAAAGCCTGCTCATAGGTATTGCATGCCTCTTCCAGGGCTTCAATATTCACGGTCATACTCTGACTCATCTTTGCGCCTTTAACCGCGGCATCGCCAATGACCTTTGCCGTGTCCGTCATGGTCTCAGCCGCTGCCTGCTGGACCATGTCCAGGTGTTTCAAGGTATCCATCTGCTGTTCTGCGGCCACCCGAACGGCCAGGGCATTTTTCACGGCCGTGGCCAGGATCATGTCCGTGCGCTGGACCAGACGCTGGACCAGGTGTGAATTTCTGACCATCATCTCCCCGCCAAACCGGGTCTGAAGATTGGAGTTGTCAATGGTCTGCAGGTCCACAACCGCCATGGCCAGATCCGAAGTCAGGGTGATCAGCGCCTCTTTGACCCGGGGATCATCCACCGTGTCAAGGTGAGTGGTGAGCTTTTCCCAGATCAGCTGGCCCAGGTAAATGTGTTCCTGCAGGGCCGGCTGGATCTCTTTTAAGGCATCACAGATCTGGGACAGTTCCGCCGCGTCAAAGGCCACCTGGTCGGCCTCGTTGCGCAAGTGGTCCCGGATGCCGTCAATGGTGGAATTCACGGTTTCCTTACGTTCGGCAATGATACGCAGGATCTCGTCTCCCTTGGGCAGACGGTTTACGGTGCGGGTAAAAAGCCCCAGCACCTTCTTAGGTAGAGGCATTTCCGTTTTTGCCACCATGGTGGGGTTGACCTTGTCCAACTCGGTTTTGATGGCCAGGATATTTTTTGCCACAGGCGAGCTGTCCTCGACGGCCACATTTTTTAACACCGAGCCCATTTTCCGGTCGTAAAGGGAGACCTGGGCCTGAGTTTTTTCCATGATTTCCCGGCCCAGGGAAAATACAA encodes the following:
- a CDS encoding DUF350 domain-containing protein, translating into MDYTATLNSMGQGLCYALVSILFIFLAKKLDDWRTKNFDDDRHIDDGNLAVGLRRAGLYLGIAIGMIGALSGESAGFRTDMLYLLVDGVLITGCLFFSRFINDFVMMGNMNNDRECVKVFILGDGRTVTGNTALGTVEAGMYIATGFILNGSMSGSGGSFVQSLGSALLFFVLGQFVLLGFGLVYEMITPFNLRDEIKQNNPAAGIALAGILIALGIILKASLSGPFTGWVNDIVGFFVYTLFGMILLIGFNALVDRFLLPTTNIATEIKEDKNVAAMVLVQATIIAVALIIAHAI
- a CDS encoding DUF4178 domain-containing protein; translation: MISVSEQKSFDQRFSLIRTLAPDKVLSQEEQARLTIMDAGVGDCFTCFGSTYFIQEINKYQEASEDYSKLKDYFVTELTCLCLETGAVGHFEWEIDDELEMSITLDQTKFKQLTDDEGQPIDGDDLDQIVEDEDSIVYAGDSFDYDDDWAAVYRRNGKEEQVYMYEFVNDRASLFLTIEEWQDPDKDEYRIYISKPVNPLELIFIFRGEANDERA
- a CDS encoding toxic anion resistance protein, giving the protein MSSLAQELANVAGQAKAPVLAEVTQASGQGALTPVQAPNQLVPVQPGHLTVEDIKALEEKAEGFVEKVKTDPSNWQLGNFVFSLGREIMEKTQAQVSLYDRKMGSVLKNVAVEDSSPVAKNILAIKTELDKVNPTMVAKTEMPLPKKVLGLFTRTVNRLPKGDEILRIIAERKETVNSTIDGIRDHLRNEADQVAFDAAELSQICDALKEIQPALQEHIYLGQLIWEKLTTHLDTVDDPRVKEALITLTSDLAMAVVDLQTIDNSNLQTRFGGEMMVRNSHLVQRLVQRTDMILATAVKNALAVRVAAEQQMDTLKHLDMVQQAAAETMTDTAKVIGDAAVKGAKMSQSMTVNIEALEEACNTYEQAFEAYTAISKETISIASQSSNALGVMNDRFRARTDALTSRRQED